The following proteins are encoded in a genomic region of Caldicoprobacter guelmensis:
- a CDS encoding NAD(P)/FAD-dependent oxidoreductase has translation MKVDVVIIGGGPAGLAAALSCHKHGIRDIIILERDSHLGGILQQCIHNGFGLHWFGEELTGPEYAQRFIDQVEKAQIPYLLNTMVVDMDEDKTVYAINPKHGPIKIQAKTVILAMGCRERTRGALMIPGGRPAGVYTAGMAQRLINIEGYMPGREVVILGSGDIGLIMARRLTWEGANVKMVCEIMPYSTGLIRNIRQCLEDYGIPIRFKHTVIKIHGRERLEGVTVAQVDDARRPVPGTEEYVSCDTLLLSVGLIPENELSQKANLQLDPVTGGPVVDEYRQTSVPGVFACGNVLHVHDLVDYVSEEAEIAGYGVWRYLNGLASQLTRHVDMRAKIETGYGIRYVVPQRISGEEDIELFFRSDNIYDEGMVELTDGQKVLASKRFLRIVPGQMERFKIKKQVLSGIKPGGRLLIRWRSLA, from the coding sequence ATGAAAGTAGATGTAGTGATAATAGGAGGTGGGCCGGCTGGCTTGGCAGCGGCTTTGTCCTGCCATAAGCACGGCATACGGGATATAATCATACTCGAGAGGGATTCGCATCTGGGCGGGATTCTGCAGCAGTGTATCCACAACGGGTTTGGGCTTCACTGGTTTGGTGAGGAGCTTACCGGCCCTGAATATGCCCAAAGGTTTATCGACCAGGTTGAAAAGGCGCAAATCCCTTATCTTTTGAATACCATGGTGGTGGATATGGATGAGGACAAAACGGTCTATGCCATAAACCCCAAGCATGGACCCATTAAAATACAAGCCAAAACAGTGATACTGGCCATGGGGTGCAGGGAAAGGACCAGGGGGGCGCTCATGATTCCAGGAGGGCGACCGGCAGGAGTGTATACGGCAGGGATGGCTCAGAGGCTTATCAACATAGAGGGATATATGCCGGGCCGAGAGGTCGTCATACTCGGGTCGGGGGATATTGGCCTTATAATGGCAAGGAGGCTCACCTGGGAAGGCGCCAATGTCAAGATGGTGTGTGAAATAATGCCCTATTCGACAGGGCTTATAAGAAACATAAGGCAGTGTCTGGAGGATTACGGTATTCCCATAAGGTTTAAGCACACCGTCATAAAGATTCATGGCAGGGAAAGGCTTGAGGGAGTGACGGTTGCACAGGTGGACGATGCACGGCGGCCCGTTCCGGGCACCGAGGAATACGTTTCTTGTGACACACTTCTGTTATCGGTGGGGCTTATACCAGAGAACGAGCTCAGCCAGAAAGCCAACCTACAGCTTGACCCTGTGACAGGGGGACCGGTTGTTGATGAGTACAGGCAAACCAGCGTGCCCGGGGTCTTTGCCTGCGGCAATGTGCTTCACGTTCACGACCTGGTGGATTATGTAAGCGAAGAGGCTGAGATTGCTGGTTATGGCGTGTGGCGGTATTTGAACGGCCTGGCCTCTCAGCTCACCCGGCATGTGGATATGCGAGCTAAAATAGAGACAGGATACGGCATACGCTATGTTGTCCCCCAGAGGATTTCGGGAGAGGAGGACATAGAGCTGTTTTTCAGGTCGGATAATATATATGATGAAGGCATGGTGGAATTGACAGATGGACAGAAAGTGCTGGCTTCTAAGAGGTTTTTGCGCATCGTTCCAGGACAGATGGAGCGGTTTAAAATAAAAAAACAGGTCTTATCTGGCATAAAGCCTGGTGGCAGGCTGCTCATCAGATGGAGAAGCCTTGCATGA
- a CDS encoding DUF1667 domain-containing protein, giving the protein MELICILCPRGCRMQVEPGADGQWVVKGNGCSRGKDYALQEMTCPMRTLTTSVWVEGGTYKLVSAKTDRSIPRDKIMEALKQTKRLKVKAPVNIGDVLIENIAGTGANLVATRKVERV; this is encoded by the coding sequence ATGGAACTGATATGCATACTGTGTCCCAGGGGTTGCAGGATGCAGGTTGAACCCGGCGCAGACGGCCAGTGGGTGGTAAAGGGCAACGGATGCAGCCGCGGCAAAGATTACGCCCTTCAGGAGATGACATGTCCGATGCGTACCCTCACCACATCGGTGTGGGTGGAAGGCGGGACTTACAAGCTGGTATCGGCAAAAACCGATAGAAGCATTCCAAGGGATAAGATAATGGAGGCTTTAAAGCAGACCAAAAGGCTGAAGGTGAAAGCTCCCGTAAACATAGGCGATGTGCTTATTGAAAATATTGCCGGTACAGGTGCCAATCTTGTAGCCACTCGAAAGGTGGAGAGGGTGTAG
- a CDS encoding zinc-ribbon domain-containing protein: MIFIGIFGIQDKQRIVREYPNVICKCGSLSRGELIEEYTYFHFFFIPIFKWNKRYYMRFRCCGRIFRVPPDYVDELKDSTDVDVNRLEEVQTYFGNQCPNCGAVLHHSFAYCPYCGQKIR; encoded by the coding sequence GTGATCTTCATCGGAATATTCGGTATACAGGACAAACAAAGAATTGTAAGGGAATACCCCAACGTCATATGCAAGTGCGGCAGCCTTTCGAGAGGTGAGCTCATAGAGGAGTACACCTATTTTCACTTTTTCTTTATCCCGATATTTAAATGGAACAAGAGGTACTACATGAGGTTCAGGTGCTGCGGCAGGATTTTCCGCGTACCGCCCGACTACGTCGATGAGCTTAAGGACAGCACCGATGTGGATGTAAACAGGCTTGAGGAGGTACAGACCTATTTTGGCAATCAGTGCCCAAATTGTGGTGCTGTACTCCATCACTCTTTTGCGTACTGTCCTTACTGTGGACAAAAAATACGTTAA
- a CDS encoding DegV family protein, producing the protein MSTVIIADTCSDLPFEYVKQHNIPLIHFTYNFKGVEYADDLGQTISYRYFYNAMRDGEVPTTSQVNVQTYAEMFRKYAAEGKPVIYLCFSSALSGSYNNALLARDIVLEEYPEADITVIDTKSASLGEGLVVYYAVEMLERGASKEEIIDWVEQNKLKIHHWFTVEDLQYLKRGGRLSGTAAFIGNILDIKPVLHVDREGRLVPKLKVKGRKKSLRTLVDMMEEHIVDPEEQVVAISHCDSDKDAQYVAELIRSKFSVKDIIINQIGPVIGSHSGPGTLAVFFMGGER; encoded by the coding sequence ATGTCAACCGTCATTATTGCCGATACCTGCAGCGACCTTCCTTTTGAATACGTAAAGCAGCACAATATCCCACTTATACACTTTACATACAACTTCAAAGGCGTTGAATACGCCGATGACTTGGGTCAAACAATATCGTACAGGTATTTTTACAACGCTATGCGTGACGGAGAAGTCCCTACCACTTCACAGGTCAATGTTCAAACCTACGCCGAGATGTTCAGAAAATACGCGGCTGAAGGAAAGCCAGTCATATACCTGTGTTTTTCCTCCGCATTGAGCGGCAGTTACAATAACGCACTATTAGCCCGGGACATAGTATTAGAGGAATACCCCGAAGCTGATATAACCGTCATTGACACCAAATCTGCATCGCTGGGAGAAGGGCTGGTAGTATACTATGCCGTAGAAATGCTGGAACGAGGGGCTTCCAAGGAGGAAATCATAGACTGGGTTGAGCAAAACAAATTGAAGATACACCATTGGTTCACTGTAGAAGACCTGCAATACCTCAAAAGAGGCGGAAGACTATCGGGAACGGCTGCGTTTATAGGAAACATACTAGACATCAAACCGGTGCTCCATGTGGACAGAGAAGGGCGCTTGGTCCCCAAACTTAAAGTAAAGGGGCGCAAGAAGTCCCTCCGTACGCTGGTGGATATGATGGAAGAGCACATCGTCGATCCCGAGGAGCAGGTGGTGGCCATAAGCCACTGCGACTCAGACAAAGATGCTCAATACGTAGCAGAGCTGATAAGGTCAAAATTTTCGGTTAAGGACATAATCATAAATCAAATAGGCCCCGTAATAGGGTCCCATTCAGGCCCTGGCACATTGGCGGTATTCTTCATGGGGGGAGAACGGTAA